From a region of the Chrysemys picta bellii isolate R12L10 chromosome 7, ASM1138683v2, whole genome shotgun sequence genome:
- the SLF2 gene encoding SMC5-SMC6 complex localization factor protein 2 isoform X1: MTRHLGAGSSAQGSPGRHLKPAAAGREGARDCRNQSITDFFKPAPKQDRIVLCSPDKRNVKNGDVELSVIRTERFEKKISSQKKTRREKIPVQSPNKSPVMDDLLRGANREKKDSPKVLENNRACPVLSTKYPKVVVRKLLMSAGPPNYSLTKKDTTSKREPGRNEKCPIKTRTQLFYENGREQRIDCMDLEEASSDASKWVSTSEADVLKNYARSNGNVNNKPLCQKAGHSTKLQYSPGESQYWLPLETYCKEGEQKRHRMEQSKLQPFSPVKVFLGTGISNQGNGCLLRKRSSSASWETASDDSSQSKQVSKPEVSSPVLSRWSSEKAVNIWKDQSFRFNSKISSALSKQKDFTGKRKRISMNRDLKSSGKPVVQILNEPHFSRSSEKCKNRKSEFIKHVVVVSPRDGVLQLEDAAMSRREDLSLSQEYFDISHKKEKDKPTYVGLSPLYSGHCANKNDQIYVADTKENPLQATCSRFLLEKPTSLSQEKATVKTKTQSNTVCTEEMKCLHSSSHIQSASLSQVLETKREQNRVRQTEPIFCKDDNVQLPSDSHKNFTKSKENTGKTSEDNSNLPSVEIFEKPVFSVKIGKVVARSLYFEDGCSANSTSSSQISDELNIESSKITSVLNRKLSNSSDSEDESFDCNLDSDEEEMLLPLQDILSSSSKSHVGIPEGTCLKDLSQDTLTPSPKLPLSKIPVVSQVSYVNSLEHLLKEKEESKRVDELEKQLQEDIQEIGLNSSTGEEEQENSDEDRDLSEEHRAFIKRFSVVSDAIPDYHPGEEIFHLSNSGEIFNQHNLDLRNSGFIPQNPIEKLLLRSEVTQQLSLTTQGFLSCAYSCTPCPIPVLKWLFQMMSVHSDYYVSMQILDTLMEITIKNASISDAQSKVWIPSLSDISAVFINMGVPFRSLFPLQHLQPTFSEDDILSEMQITVGKQTSGDTSAGPAFSCLPETNLMNVVKFLGFCTTMYPDGYADQEILLLLLLLFKISLEKLLKQVPLIDFQCLLLKLLKNIRDWDAKMPQLCLTISELSSHHHDLLWLVQLVPSWVKRGRQIRRHLSLTIISKLLNKKYTSLPVTSDLQMSLLYQYLVQMKPSNLLKKKIEARKEQQDDLTGECDHTELEQQAYYLTYSLLHLVSEVSCFDVVNSNQRKCLLRLCGALEKHVKCDIREDARLFYRTKVKDLVARIYGKWQEMIQNSRPTQGKLHDFWEPDL; this comes from the exons ACAGAATTGTATTGTGTTCTCCGGAcaaaagaaatgtaaaaaatgGGGATGTTGAACTGTCGGTCATACGTACAGAAcgatttgaaaagaaaatatcatCTCAGAAGAAAACTAGAAGGGAAAAGATTCCAGTCCAATCACCAAACAAGAGTCCTGTAATGGATGACTTATTGAGAGGAGCTAACAGAGAGAAAAAAGACAGTCCAAAAGTTTTAGAGAACAATAGAGCATGCCCGGTGCTAAGCACAAAGTATCCGAAGGTTGTGGTTCGAAAACTCCTTATGTCTGCAGGCCCTCCCAACTATTCCTTGACAAAAAAGGATACGACCAGTAAGAGAGAACCGGGGAGGAATGAAAAGTGTCCAATTAAAACAAGAACACAGTTGTTTTATGAAAATGGTAGGGAACAGCGGATTGACTGTATGGATCTAGAGGAGGCCAGTTCAGATGCCAGCAAATGGGTTTCAACATCAGAAGCTGATGTCTTAAAAAACTATGCCAGAAGTAATGGTAATGTGAACAATAAGCCTTTGTGCCAAAAAGCCGGGCATTCCACAAAGCTCCAGTACAGCCCTGGTGAGTCTCAATATTGGTTACCACTGGAAACTTACTGCAAAGAAGGAGAGCAGAAGAGACACAGAATGGAACAGTCTAAACTGCAGCCCTTCAGTCCAGTAAAGGTATTCTTAGGAACAGGTATATCAAACCAG GGCAATGGATGTCTCTTAAGAAAAAGATCAAGCTCTGCTTCATGGGAGACTGCCTCAG ATGATTCATCTCAATCAAAGCAGGTTTCAAAACCTGAAGTTTCTTCTCCAGTTCTATCAAGATGGTCATCTGAAAAGGCTGTTAATATATGGAAAGATCAGTCATTCCGCTTTAACTCAAAAATTTCTTCAGCACTGTCCAAACAAAAAGACtttactggaaaaagaaaaaggatatCTATGAATAGGGACTTGAAAAGTTCAGGAAAACCTGTGGTACAAATTTTGAATGAACCTCATTTCAGCAGGTCATCTGAAAAATGCAAAAATAGAAAGTCTGAGTTCATTAAACATGTTGTAGTAGTCTCTCCACGTGATGGTGTTCTGCAACTAGAGGATGCTGCTATGTCACGTAGAGAAGACTTGTCTCTTTCACAGGAATATTTTGACATAAGCcacaaaaaggaaaaagataaaCCCACATATGTGGGTTTATCACCTTTATATTCTGGACACTGTGCTAATAAAAATGACCAAATCTATGTTGCAGATACCAAAGAAAATCCGTTGCAAGCAACCTGCTCACGTTTCCTCTTAGAAAAGCCAACATCTCTTTCTCAGGAAAAAGCTACTGTAAAGACTAAAACTCAGTCAAACACAGTGTGCACAGAAGAAATGAAATGCTTACATTCTTCTTCCCACATTCAAAGTGCTAGTTTATCTCAGGTATTAGAAACTAAGAGAGAGCAAAACAGAGTGAGACAGACTGAACCTATCTTTTGTAAAGATGATAATGTACAGCTTCCCTCAGATTCTCACAAGAATTTTACTAAATCAAAAGAGAACACTGGAAAGACTTCAGAAGATAATTCTAACTTGCCTTCAGTGGAAATTTTTGAGAAGCCTGTATTTTCAGTAAAGATTGGCAAAGTTGTTGCACGTTCACTGTATTTTGAAGATGGATGTTCAGCTAATAGCACTAGTTCTTCACAGATTTCAGATGAGTTGAACATTGAAAGCTCCAAGATAACTTCCGTGTTGAATAGAAAATTAAGCAACAGTTCTGATAGTGAAGATGAGAGTTTTGACTGTAATCTGGACAGCGATGAAGAAGAAATGCTCTTGCCACTGCAAGATATCCTGTCCTCAAGTTCAAAATCACATGTTGGAATTCCAGAGGGAACTTGTCTTAAGGATCTTTCACAGGACACCTTGACTCCATCACCCAAACTTCCT CTTTCTAAGATTCCTGTTGTGAGTCAAGTGTCTTATGTGAACAGCCTAGAGCATCTcttgaaggagaaggaagaatcCAAAAG GGTAGATGAACTAGAGAAGCAACTACAGGAAGACATACAGGAAATTGGACTAAATTCGTCAACTGGAGAGGAAGAGCAAGAAAACTCTGATGAAGATAGAGATCTGTCAGAAGAACACAG GGCATTTATAAAGAGGTTTTCGGTAGTATCTGATGCCATTCCTGATTATCATCCCGGAGAAGAAATATTTCACTTATCAAATTCTGGGGAAATCTTCAATCAGCATAACCTTGATTTGAGGAATTCTGGTTTCATCCCTCAAAATCCTATAGAAAAACTTCTTCTTAG ATCAGAAGTAACACAGCAGCTTTCTTTAACAACTCAGGGTTTCCTCAGTTGTGCTTACAGTTGTACACCGTGCCCCATACCAGTTTTAAAGTGGCTGTTTCAG ATGATGTCAGTTCATTCAGACTACTATGTTTCAATGCAGATTTTGGATACTCTGATGGAAATAACAATTAAAAATG CTTCCATCAGCGATGCACAGTCTAAAGTGTGGATTCCCTCACTGTCTGATATATCGGCTGTATTTATCAATATGGGAGTGCCTTTTAGATCTttatttcctctgcagcatctacAGCCCACCTTTAGTGAAGATGATATTTT ATCTGAAATGCAAATAACAGTGGGAAAACAAACAAGTGGAGACACCTCTGCAGGTCCTGCTTTTTCTTGTCTGCCAGAAACCAACCTAATGAATGTGGTCAAG ttTCTTGGTTTTTGTACAACTATGTATCCGGATGGTTATGCGGACCAAGAaatattgctgctgctgttactgcTATTTAAAATTAGCCTGGAAAAACTATTGAAGCAAGTTCCATTGATAGATTTTCAGTGCCTGCTGTTAAAACTACTGAAAAATATCCGAGACTGGGATGCCAAG aTGCCTCAGCTCTGTCTGACAATAAGTGAACTTTCCAGTCATCACCATGATCTCCTTTGGTTAGTTCAACTGGTCCCTAGCTGGGTAAAGCGTGGAAG ACAAATAAGACGACACCTTAGCCTAACGATAATTTCAAAGCTTCTTAACAAAAAGTATACAAGTTTACCTGTTACCAGTGACCTGCAG ATGTCTCTTCTGTATCAGTATCTGGTGCAGATGAAGCCTTCTAACTTGTTAAAGAAAAAGATAGAAGCAAGAAAGGAGCAGCAGGATGACCTCACTGGAGAGTGCGATCATACAGAACTAGAGCAGCAG GCATACTACCTGACCTACAGTCTTCTTCACTTGGTCAGTGAAGTTAGTTGTTTTGACGTTGTGAATTCTAATCAAAGG
- the SLF2 gene encoding SMC5-SMC6 complex localization factor protein 2 isoform X2, with the protein MQDIMRNQSITDFFKPAPKQDRIVLCSPDKRNVKNGDVELSVIRTERFEKKISSQKKTRREKIPVQSPNKSPVMDDLLRGANREKKDSPKVLENNRACPVLSTKYPKVVVRKLLMSAGPPNYSLTKKDTTSKREPGRNEKCPIKTRTQLFYENGREQRIDCMDLEEASSDASKWVSTSEADVLKNYARSNGNVNNKPLCQKAGHSTKLQYSPGESQYWLPLETYCKEGEQKRHRMEQSKLQPFSPVKVFLGTGISNQGNGCLLRKRSSSASWETASDDSSQSKQVSKPEVSSPVLSRWSSEKAVNIWKDQSFRFNSKISSALSKQKDFTGKRKRISMNRDLKSSGKPVVQILNEPHFSRSSEKCKNRKSEFIKHVVVVSPRDGVLQLEDAAMSRREDLSLSQEYFDISHKKEKDKPTYVGLSPLYSGHCANKNDQIYVADTKENPLQATCSRFLLEKPTSLSQEKATVKTKTQSNTVCTEEMKCLHSSSHIQSASLSQVLETKREQNRVRQTEPIFCKDDNVQLPSDSHKNFTKSKENTGKTSEDNSNLPSVEIFEKPVFSVKIGKVVARSLYFEDGCSANSTSSSQISDELNIESSKITSVLNRKLSNSSDSEDESFDCNLDSDEEEMLLPLQDILSSSSKSHVGIPEGTCLKDLSQDTLTPSPKLPLSKIPVVSQVSYVNSLEHLLKEKEESKRVDELEKQLQEDIQEIGLNSSTGEEEQENSDEDRDLSEEHRAFIKRFSVVSDAIPDYHPGEEIFHLSNSGEIFNQHNLDLRNSGFIPQNPIEKLLLRSEVTQQLSLTTQGFLSCAYSCTPCPIPVLKWLFQMMSVHSDYYVSMQILDTLMEITIKNASISDAQSKVWIPSLSDISAVFINMGVPFRSLFPLQHLQPTFSEDDILSEMQITVGKQTSGDTSAGPAFSCLPETNLMNVVKFLGFCTTMYPDGYADQEILLLLLLLFKISLEKLLKQVPLIDFQCLLLKLLKNIRDWDAKMPQLCLTISELSSHHHDLLWLVQLVPSWVKRGRQIRRHLSLTIISKLLNKKYTSLPVTSDLQMSLLYQYLVQMKPSNLLKKKIEARKEQQDDLTGECDHTELEQQAYYLTYSLLHLVSEVSCFDVVNSNQRKCLLRLCGALEKHVKCDIREDARLFYRTKVKDLVARIYGKWQEMIQNSRPTQGKLHDFWEPDL; encoded by the exons ACAGAATTGTATTGTGTTCTCCGGAcaaaagaaatgtaaaaaatgGGGATGTTGAACTGTCGGTCATACGTACAGAAcgatttgaaaagaaaatatcatCTCAGAAGAAAACTAGAAGGGAAAAGATTCCAGTCCAATCACCAAACAAGAGTCCTGTAATGGATGACTTATTGAGAGGAGCTAACAGAGAGAAAAAAGACAGTCCAAAAGTTTTAGAGAACAATAGAGCATGCCCGGTGCTAAGCACAAAGTATCCGAAGGTTGTGGTTCGAAAACTCCTTATGTCTGCAGGCCCTCCCAACTATTCCTTGACAAAAAAGGATACGACCAGTAAGAGAGAACCGGGGAGGAATGAAAAGTGTCCAATTAAAACAAGAACACAGTTGTTTTATGAAAATGGTAGGGAACAGCGGATTGACTGTATGGATCTAGAGGAGGCCAGTTCAGATGCCAGCAAATGGGTTTCAACATCAGAAGCTGATGTCTTAAAAAACTATGCCAGAAGTAATGGTAATGTGAACAATAAGCCTTTGTGCCAAAAAGCCGGGCATTCCACAAAGCTCCAGTACAGCCCTGGTGAGTCTCAATATTGGTTACCACTGGAAACTTACTGCAAAGAAGGAGAGCAGAAGAGACACAGAATGGAACAGTCTAAACTGCAGCCCTTCAGTCCAGTAAAGGTATTCTTAGGAACAGGTATATCAAACCAG GGCAATGGATGTCTCTTAAGAAAAAGATCAAGCTCTGCTTCATGGGAGACTGCCTCAG ATGATTCATCTCAATCAAAGCAGGTTTCAAAACCTGAAGTTTCTTCTCCAGTTCTATCAAGATGGTCATCTGAAAAGGCTGTTAATATATGGAAAGATCAGTCATTCCGCTTTAACTCAAAAATTTCTTCAGCACTGTCCAAACAAAAAGACtttactggaaaaagaaaaaggatatCTATGAATAGGGACTTGAAAAGTTCAGGAAAACCTGTGGTACAAATTTTGAATGAACCTCATTTCAGCAGGTCATCTGAAAAATGCAAAAATAGAAAGTCTGAGTTCATTAAACATGTTGTAGTAGTCTCTCCACGTGATGGTGTTCTGCAACTAGAGGATGCTGCTATGTCACGTAGAGAAGACTTGTCTCTTTCACAGGAATATTTTGACATAAGCcacaaaaaggaaaaagataaaCCCACATATGTGGGTTTATCACCTTTATATTCTGGACACTGTGCTAATAAAAATGACCAAATCTATGTTGCAGATACCAAAGAAAATCCGTTGCAAGCAACCTGCTCACGTTTCCTCTTAGAAAAGCCAACATCTCTTTCTCAGGAAAAAGCTACTGTAAAGACTAAAACTCAGTCAAACACAGTGTGCACAGAAGAAATGAAATGCTTACATTCTTCTTCCCACATTCAAAGTGCTAGTTTATCTCAGGTATTAGAAACTAAGAGAGAGCAAAACAGAGTGAGACAGACTGAACCTATCTTTTGTAAAGATGATAATGTACAGCTTCCCTCAGATTCTCACAAGAATTTTACTAAATCAAAAGAGAACACTGGAAAGACTTCAGAAGATAATTCTAACTTGCCTTCAGTGGAAATTTTTGAGAAGCCTGTATTTTCAGTAAAGATTGGCAAAGTTGTTGCACGTTCACTGTATTTTGAAGATGGATGTTCAGCTAATAGCACTAGTTCTTCACAGATTTCAGATGAGTTGAACATTGAAAGCTCCAAGATAACTTCCGTGTTGAATAGAAAATTAAGCAACAGTTCTGATAGTGAAGATGAGAGTTTTGACTGTAATCTGGACAGCGATGAAGAAGAAATGCTCTTGCCACTGCAAGATATCCTGTCCTCAAGTTCAAAATCACATGTTGGAATTCCAGAGGGAACTTGTCTTAAGGATCTTTCACAGGACACCTTGACTCCATCACCCAAACTTCCT CTTTCTAAGATTCCTGTTGTGAGTCAAGTGTCTTATGTGAACAGCCTAGAGCATCTcttgaaggagaaggaagaatcCAAAAG GGTAGATGAACTAGAGAAGCAACTACAGGAAGACATACAGGAAATTGGACTAAATTCGTCAACTGGAGAGGAAGAGCAAGAAAACTCTGATGAAGATAGAGATCTGTCAGAAGAACACAG GGCATTTATAAAGAGGTTTTCGGTAGTATCTGATGCCATTCCTGATTATCATCCCGGAGAAGAAATATTTCACTTATCAAATTCTGGGGAAATCTTCAATCAGCATAACCTTGATTTGAGGAATTCTGGTTTCATCCCTCAAAATCCTATAGAAAAACTTCTTCTTAG ATCAGAAGTAACACAGCAGCTTTCTTTAACAACTCAGGGTTTCCTCAGTTGTGCTTACAGTTGTACACCGTGCCCCATACCAGTTTTAAAGTGGCTGTTTCAG ATGATGTCAGTTCATTCAGACTACTATGTTTCAATGCAGATTTTGGATACTCTGATGGAAATAACAATTAAAAATG CTTCCATCAGCGATGCACAGTCTAAAGTGTGGATTCCCTCACTGTCTGATATATCGGCTGTATTTATCAATATGGGAGTGCCTTTTAGATCTttatttcctctgcagcatctacAGCCCACCTTTAGTGAAGATGATATTTT ATCTGAAATGCAAATAACAGTGGGAAAACAAACAAGTGGAGACACCTCTGCAGGTCCTGCTTTTTCTTGTCTGCCAGAAACCAACCTAATGAATGTGGTCAAG ttTCTTGGTTTTTGTACAACTATGTATCCGGATGGTTATGCGGACCAAGAaatattgctgctgctgttactgcTATTTAAAATTAGCCTGGAAAAACTATTGAAGCAAGTTCCATTGATAGATTTTCAGTGCCTGCTGTTAAAACTACTGAAAAATATCCGAGACTGGGATGCCAAG aTGCCTCAGCTCTGTCTGACAATAAGTGAACTTTCCAGTCATCACCATGATCTCCTTTGGTTAGTTCAACTGGTCCCTAGCTGGGTAAAGCGTGGAAG ACAAATAAGACGACACCTTAGCCTAACGATAATTTCAAAGCTTCTTAACAAAAAGTATACAAGTTTACCTGTTACCAGTGACCTGCAG ATGTCTCTTCTGTATCAGTATCTGGTGCAGATGAAGCCTTCTAACTTGTTAAAGAAAAAGATAGAAGCAAGAAAGGAGCAGCAGGATGACCTCACTGGAGAGTGCGATCATACAGAACTAGAGCAGCAG GCATACTACCTGACCTACAGTCTTCTTCACTTGGTCAGTGAAGTTAGTTGTTTTGACGTTGTGAATTCTAATCAAAGG